The Thalassotalea nanhaiensis genome has a window encoding:
- the folD gene encoding bifunctional methylenetetrahydrofolate dehydrogenase/methenyltetrahydrofolate cyclohydrolase FolD, whose amino-acid sequence MNIDGKQAAAELRVRLAKEVDALQSERGITPGLTVVLVGEDPASQVYVRNKVKQTREVGMISNEIRLDESTTEEALLTILAELNIDDTVHGILVQLPLPKHINEEKIIATIKPEKDVDGFHAMNSGRLLNGEKGALVPCTPQGCVILAKHHLGDDLSGKHAVIIGRSNIVGKPVSILFLQENCTVTIAHSRTQDLPNMCRQADILVAAVGRPEMVKADWVKPGATVIDVGINRIELSDGKTKLVGDVDFNDVSPVAGAITPVPGGVGPMTIACLLKNTVEAAKIYGK is encoded by the coding sequence ATGAACATAGATGGTAAACAAGCTGCAGCTGAGCTTAGAGTCAGATTAGCAAAAGAAGTAGACGCTCTTCAATCTGAGAGAGGTATTACTCCTGGCTTAACCGTTGTGTTGGTTGGTGAAGACCCTGCTAGCCAAGTTTATGTTCGTAACAAAGTAAAGCAAACTCGTGAAGTGGGGATGATTTCAAATGAGATCCGGTTAGATGAAAGCACCACTGAAGAGGCATTGTTAACCATTCTTGCCGAACTTAATATTGATGACACCGTACATGGTATTTTAGTGCAATTACCGCTACCTAAACATATTAATGAAGAGAAGATCATAGCAACCATCAAACCTGAAAAAGATGTTGATGGATTTCATGCGATGAACTCTGGTCGTTTATTAAATGGTGAAAAGGGTGCGTTAGTGCCATGTACTCCGCAGGGTTGTGTTATTTTAGCCAAGCATCATCTAGGTGATGATTTATCAGGTAAGCATGCAGTAATAATTGGTCGTTCGAACATTGTTGGTAAACCGGTTAGCATTTTGTTTTTACAAGAAAATTGTACTGTTACAATTGCTCATTCTCGCACTCAAGACTTGCCCAATATGTGTCGTCAAGCTGACATTTTAGTTGCAGCTGTTGGTCGTCCTGAAATGGTTAAGGCTGATTGGGTTAAACCTGGCGCTACTGTAATTGATGTAGGGATTAACCGAATTGAATTAAGCGATGGTAAAACTAAGCTTGTTGGAGATGTTGACTTTAATGATGTTTCACCAGTTGCCGGCGCTATTACCCCTGTGCCAGGTGGTGTTGGACCAATGACGATTGCCTGCTTGTTGAAAAACACCGTAGAAGCGGCAAAAATTTACGGCAAATAG
- a CDS encoding diguanylate cyclase — MPTLSFKQFKEQVKPLLFVLVVSAIGFLLNLYPIPLFSNIHLIIGNVAFVIIAMRFGALYSLLSAMIVATAFVISFAHPFGYIIYGLEAVFIALLRKRGWYVLYGDLLYWLLIGMPLTAFVLNQLSDMPDQLFLLTITKQAFNGLVYTCLAGLIVYFFPKTFAIKYRQQPRVLRSFKVQLVYATTLIITFSIMATSIFVTQSVINSQHEILEKSISEHKQYLKLSADRFIDKHVQAIENAASNLSLQRKVDNAKQQDFLSTYHDLYPEFRTMFISNNEGFVTTMSPLSMLAQLKEKNKMPNVNFREYFKVSIETDEAFISDAILGKGFGQDPIVSISKSFSFQDEQHKSGIVQGSLNLTKFERIIPDNLADDVSYVITGKSNQVIYASARLNLNVLNQFNYTEKKDLTFENTGLVALSDQNTEENLDYFLTEDTLKNGWKIYVLLDSNKVIANVEREYLLIFNLLFLAFLISISLANTIGKQITKPLNFIIKQLQNFEGNNRFRFKPLYDNSAKEIVILYDELQRSKIEINNYHNKLEKKVEQRTKELQAVNEKLTQLAQKDGLTQIYNRRYFDEHFALFQKMAFRSNNNLAVVLLDIDKFKLVNDLHGHLIGDECLKIIAATITKEFSRSTDLIARYGGEEFILLINQISEKNLTYKLEKLRKVIASTVMYNQKHEGFKITASLGAVIAPSDFSTEAKDWIKVADLCLYKAKKSGRNNVQLENFLGQF, encoded by the coding sequence ATGCCAACTCTCTCATTTAAGCAATTTAAAGAACAAGTTAAGCCGTTACTTTTTGTTTTGGTGGTTTCTGCCATCGGTTTTTTATTAAATTTATATCCCATTCCATTATTCTCAAATATCCATTTAATTATTGGTAATGTTGCCTTTGTCATAATTGCTATGCGTTTTGGTGCGCTATATAGCTTGTTATCGGCAATGATAGTTGCAACTGCATTTGTCATTTCTTTTGCACATCCATTTGGTTACATCATTTATGGCCTAGAGGCTGTATTTATCGCTCTATTGAGAAAGCGTGGCTGGTATGTCCTTTATGGCGATCTCTTGTACTGGTTGTTAATAGGCATGCCATTAACGGCATTTGTGCTAAATCAGTTAAGCGATATGCCTGATCAATTATTTTTGTTAACCATAACTAAACAAGCATTCAATGGATTGGTTTATACCTGTTTAGCTGGATTGATTGTTTACTTTTTCCCAAAAACATTTGCCATTAAATATCGGCAACAGCCTAGAGTGTTGCGTTCATTTAAAGTACAACTGGTTTATGCTACAACACTTATTATTACCTTCTCTATCATGGCAACCTCAATATTTGTTACCCAGAGTGTGATTAATAGCCAACATGAAATACTTGAAAAAAGCATATCAGAGCATAAGCAATATTTAAAATTATCTGCGGATAGGTTTATTGATAAACATGTTCAAGCTATTGAAAATGCGGCAAGTAATTTATCGTTACAGCGCAAAGTCGATAATGCTAAACAACAGGATTTTCTATCGACATATCATGATTTATATCCTGAGTTTAGAACAATGTTTATTAGTAATAACGAAGGTTTTGTTACGACCATGTCGCCATTAAGTATGTTAGCGCAATTAAAAGAAAAAAATAAAATGCCTAATGTAAACTTTCGAGAATATTTCAAAGTAAGTATTGAAACTGACGAGGCGTTCATTTCAGATGCAATTTTAGGTAAAGGTTTTGGTCAAGACCCTATCGTTTCTATTAGTAAGTCGTTTTCTTTTCAAGACGAACAGCATAAAAGTGGCATTGTTCAAGGCTCACTCAACTTAACTAAATTTGAACGTATTATTCCAGATAATTTAGCTGATGACGTATCTTATGTAATAACGGGTAAAAGTAATCAGGTTATTTATGCTTCTGCCAGATTAAATCTAAATGTGTTAAATCAATTTAATTATACTGAAAAGAAGGACTTAACATTTGAAAATACGGGGTTAGTAGCATTATCTGATCAAAATACCGAAGAGAATTTGGATTATTTTTTGACTGAAGATACGCTTAAAAATGGTTGGAAAATTTATGTTCTCCTAGATTCAAACAAGGTAATTGCAAACGTCGAACGAGAGTATTTATTAATATTTAACTTACTATTTCTCGCATTTTTAATTTCAATCAGCTTGGCAAATACAATAGGTAAACAAATAACCAAGCCATTAAACTTTATCATTAAACAATTGCAAAACTTTGAAGGTAATAATAGATTCAGGTTCAAACCTCTATACGATAATTCAGCTAAAGAAATTGTCATTCTTTATGATGAACTTCAGCGTAGTAAAATAGAAATCAATAATTACCACAACAAACTGGAGAAAAAAGTAGAGCAACGCACTAAAGAATTACAAGCGGTTAATGAAAAGCTGACACAGTTAGCTCAAAAAGATGGATTGACGCAAATATACAATCGCCGTTATTTTGATGAACATTTTGCTTTGTTTCAAAAAATGGCATTTCGAAGCAATAATAATTTAGCCGTTGTTTTATTGGATATTGACAAGTTTAAGCTTGTGAATGATCTTCATGGTCACTTGATCGGTGATGAATGCTTGAAGATTATTGCTGCAACCATAACTAAAGAGTTTTCCAGAAGTACAGATTTAATCGCTCGTTATGGTGGTGAAGAATTCATTCTATTAATTAATCAAATTTCTGAGAAAAATTTAACATATAAACTAGAGAAGCTGCGAAAAGTAATTGCTAGTACTGTTATGTACAATCAAAAACACGAAGGTTTTAAAATAACGGCAAGTTTAGGTGCCGTCATTGCGCCATCTGATTTTAGCACTGAAGCTAAAGATTGGATAAAAGTTGCTGACTTATGCTTATATAAAGCTAAAAAGTCTGGCCGGAACAACGTTCAGCTAGAAAATTTCTTAGGTCAATTTTAA
- a CDS encoding cation:dicarboxylate symporter family transporter → MANKIIIAMFLGLLIGFTTQFTLPVVELTGQGFVMLMQMTALPYISVSLIYGIGSMSRKQGKQLIKFGGSTLLILSTIVLVFIGLSPLAFPDWSAAAFYSASNQVTTDEQNILELFLPANPFNAYAQAIIPAVVIFSIFVGLGFIGIESKRRTLYIFKDLREALTLVTNFVMKFAPIGVFAIALHASATIKPDELDGLMVYIATAACVVLLLSFVVLPLLVAIITPLTYKQVVLTAKDALITAFATGSIFIVLPLIAQSVRKQLFDYAKLHNDAKRIPSVIVPISFSLPIGGKLLAILFVLFAGWFSGESVHVSDYPELMIFAVMQLFGSSMIAVPNLLDNVNISASMFDLFVVAEQLIISRLGALLSVMFITVMSLLVTLLVLNKVKFYIKPFTILSVSTPIATALIFLLLSLTFNSISHPYQGYEKFINRDLLLPSAKASYLKEPANIAGPFGKRNLTLNNIKQRGIIRMGYYRDSLPYAFHNKDGELVGLDIELGHLLAQELGVNIEFVRIYRTQTKELLSNGYLDIVSGIPVTPKNLLEYTLTSSYTAEPFSFLVRDKDRRKFTYWKDIIDNKALTIGIPEAYFYEQSIQKNMPNNKVWELSTPRLMFKKQGENIDAMMYGAAGASAWTLLYPDYAVVMPKPLAPAIDIAFPVATGDLAFERFISHWIAMKKRSKTIDALFAYWIEGKEPNIFIK, encoded by the coding sequence TTGGCTAACAAAATAATAATAGCAATGTTTCTTGGTCTCCTTATAGGGTTTACCACGCAATTCACTTTACCTGTAGTTGAATTAACTGGCCAAGGTTTTGTGATGTTAATGCAGATGACTGCATTGCCGTATATTTCGGTATCTTTAATATACGGCATCGGTAGCATGAGTAGAAAGCAAGGAAAACAGTTAATAAAATTTGGTGGTTCAACTTTGCTTATTTTATCAACTATTGTACTGGTCTTTATTGGCTTATCTCCTTTAGCTTTTCCAGATTGGAGCGCCGCTGCTTTTTATAGCGCTTCCAATCAGGTGACAACAGATGAACAAAACATATTAGAACTATTTTTACCCGCAAACCCTTTCAATGCTTATGCACAAGCCATCATTCCTGCAGTAGTTATATTTAGTATATTTGTTGGACTTGGCTTTATCGGCATAGAAAGTAAAAGGCGTACACTGTATATATTTAAAGATTTACGTGAGGCTTTAACATTAGTAACAAATTTCGTGATGAAGTTTGCTCCAATAGGCGTATTTGCGATTGCTTTGCATGCGTCGGCGACAATAAAACCCGATGAATTAGACGGGTTGATGGTTTATATCGCTACCGCTGCTTGTGTTGTATTACTACTTAGTTTTGTCGTTCTACCTCTATTAGTTGCCATCATTACGCCTTTAACATATAAACAGGTAGTTTTAACGGCAAAAGATGCTCTGATAACCGCATTTGCGACTGGCAGCATTTTTATCGTATTGCCACTAATTGCGCAAAGCGTGAGAAAACAACTCTTTGATTACGCAAAACTGCATAACGACGCAAAACGCATACCTTCTGTTATCGTCCCTATTTCTTTTAGTTTACCTATTGGCGGTAAATTACTGGCGATTTTATTTGTGTTATTTGCAGGTTGGTTTTCTGGAGAGTCGGTACATGTAAGCGACTACCCTGAATTAATGATTTTTGCGGTTATGCAACTGTTTGGTTCGAGCATGATTGCCGTACCTAACCTGCTCGACAACGTGAACATATCAGCAAGTATGTTTGATTTATTTGTCGTTGCAGAGCAATTAATTATTTCTCGATTAGGTGCGCTGCTGTCTGTGATGTTTATCACTGTGATGAGCTTATTGGTTACCTTACTTGTACTAAATAAAGTAAAGTTTTACATAAAACCATTCACTATTTTATCGGTGTCGACCCCTATTGCAACAGCACTGATATTTTTACTATTAAGTTTAACCTTTAATTCTATTAGTCATCCATATCAAGGTTACGAAAAATTCATCAATCGAGACCTTTTATTACCTTCTGCCAAAGCGAGTTACTTAAAAGAGCCGGCCAATATTGCAGGCCCTTTCGGAAAACGTAACCTGACCCTGAATAACATTAAGCAACGCGGCATCATTCGTATGGGGTATTACCGTGACTCACTCCCTTACGCATTTCACAATAAAGATGGTGAATTAGTTGGCTTAGACATTGAGCTGGGCCATCTACTGGCACAAGAGCTAGGGGTAAACATAGAATTTGTTCGTATTTATCGCACGCAAACCAAAGAGTTATTATCGAATGGTTATCTGGATATAGTCTCTGGTATTCCAGTTACGCCGAAGAATTTATTGGAATACACGTTAACTTCCTCATATACAGCTGAGCCGTTTTCATTTTTAGTGCGCGACAAAGATAGACGAAAATTTACCTATTGGAAGGATATAATCGATAATAAAGCGTTAACCATCGGTATTCCCGAGGCTTATTTTTACGAACAATCAATTCAAAAAAACATGCCAAATAATAAAGTTTGGGAATTATCTACGCCAAGGTTGATGTTCAAGAAGCAGGGCGAAAATATAGATGCGATGATGTATGGTGCGGCTGGTGCCTCAGCTTGGACCTTATTGTACCCAGATTATGCTGTTGTTATGCCTAAACCTTTAGCTCCGGCCATTGACATAGCTTTTCCTGTTGCAACTGGTGATTTGGCTTTTGAACGATTTATTAGTCATTGGATTGCGATGAAGAAACGTAGTAAGACAATTGATGCGTTATTCGCATATTGGATTGAAGGCAAAGAGCCGAACATATTTATAAAATGA
- a CDS encoding EF-hand domain-containing protein, whose protein sequence is MQIKEWADELFEVFDEDKDGVINRSEFVELIDCLLKEKGIRMCETIFHKFDKNHDNSISKDELIEMLIDLAL, encoded by the coding sequence ATGCAAATTAAAGAATGGGCAGATGAATTATTTGAAGTATTTGATGAAGATAAAGACGGGGTAATTAACCGCTCTGAATTTGTTGAATTAATCGACTGTCTTTTAAAAGAAAAAGGTATTCGCATGTGCGAAACAATTTTCCACAAGTTTGATAAAAATCACGACAATTCAATCTCTAAAGATGAGTTGATCGAGATGCTCATCGACTTAGCGTTATAA